The Polynucleobacter sp. HIN7 genomic interval CATGCCCAACCGATAAAAAAGCAAAGGACAGTGCAAAAACACCGGCTTTTAAATAAGTACTTTTCATTGAATCAGTCTCCCATCTACGATCTGTAAGTATTACTTTACAGTGAATATCTAGTATTTAATACCAATATGCAAGGCGACGATACCCCCAGTCATTCTATGGGTATGGACCTCATCAAACCCAACGCTCTCCATCATGGCTTTGAGGGTTTGGGCATCTGGATGCATGCGGATTGATTCTGCCAAGTATTGATAACTAGCGGCATCCTTCGCAACCTTGTCCCCAAGCCATGGCAGCACCTTAAAGGAATATAGGTCGTAAATTGGGGCTATGAGTGGGTCTGGCTTGGAAAACTCCAAAACCAAAACCTTACCCCCAGGTCGAATCACCCTAGCCATCTCCGACAAGGCACGCTCTTTATGCGTCATATTCCGCAGACCAAATGCAACGCTCACTACATCAAAATGGTGATTTGGGAAGGGGATCTGTTCTGCATCAAACTGAATGCATGGAATTACAAGACCGCGATCCAAAAGTCGATCTCGACCTACCGATAGCATGGATGCATTGATATCGCTTAACCACACCTCAGCCTCAGGATGAATGCCCCATTGCGCAGATTGCGCAAAAGAGTAGGCAAGGTCGCCAGTCCCACCAGCAATATCAAGCACCCGGTCGCCGGCCTTAACATTCGCTTGGGCTAAGGTAAATTTTTTCCAGAGGCGATGCAAACCGGCCGACATCAGATCGTTCATGATGTCGTATTTCGCAGCTACCGAATGGAAGACCTCGGCAACTTTCTCGGCCTTTTGAGACTCATCAACGCTTTGATATCCAAAATGGGTCTTTGACATATTTAGTGCCCACAACCATGGGATTTAGTCACCATCGCAGCATCGCGATCAATACCGGCGACTTTGCAGCGCTCAAGGTAATCTTTCCACAAAGACTCTTGGTTTTCACATAACTCATACAAATAGTCCCATGAATAAAGACCCGAGTCATGACCATCTGAAAAAGTTGGCTTAATCGCGTAATGACCAACTGGCTCAATGTTTAGGATGCCAACGTCTCGCTTACCCGTTTGCAAGACCTCCTGCCCTGGTCCATGACCACGTACCTCGGCTGATGGTGAGTAGACACGCAAAAACTCAAAAGGTAAACGATAGCTCTTTCCATTCTCGTATTGAAGCTCGAGAACCTTTGAGTTTTCATGCACGATTAAATTGCTTGGAATCATTACACTAATACCCTTTCAATTCCGCCTTGGTTGGCCTTAGTTACGTAGCTTTCAAGCCAATTGTCACCCAATAAATGCTTGGCCATTTCAACCACAATGTAATCCGCCTTGGTCTCGCTATCGCCATCAAAACGCGATAAGCCTTGTAAGCACGATGGGCAACTGGTTAATACTTTAACTTCACCAGCAAAGTCTTTCCTTAGTTCGGTCGCACCCTTTTCCATTTCAATTTGCTTGCGATAACGCACTTGAGTTGAAATATCTGGCCGAGTAATTGCTAGCGTACCGGACTCACCACAGCAACGCTCGTTCTTCACAATTGCCGTGCCATCCTCAAGTGTAATCAGCTCATTGACTGTCTTCAAAGGATCCTGAAGCTTCATAGGGGTGTGGCATGGATCGTGATACATATAGCGAACTCCCTCAACACCCTCAAGTCTTAGCCCTTTCTCGAGCAGGTACTCATGAATATCAATAATTCGACAACCTGGGAAGATTTGATCAAACTGATAGTCTGCCAGTTGATCGTAACAGGTACCACAGGAGACCACGACTGTTTTGATATCGAGATAGTTCAAGGTATTAGCCACCCGATGAAATAGCACTCGATTATCCGTAATCATTTTCTCGGCTTTATCAAAGTCGCCGTTTCCCTTTTGCGGATAACCGCAGCACAAATACCCAGGGGGTAGTACGGTTTGCACACCAACGTGCCAAAGCATTGCCTGAGTCGCCAATCCCACTTGTGAAAATAGTCGCTCCGAACCGCATCCTGGGAAATAGAAAACCGCTTCCGTATCAACACTCGTCTCCAAAGGATTACGAATAATCGGTACATAGTCCGCGTTTTCAATATCCAAAAGTGCGCGGGCAGTCTTTTTGGGTAAATTGCCGGGCATCTTCTTATTCACAAAATAAATCACCTGCTCTTTCAAAGCAGGCTTACCAACTGTCGCAGGTGGTGATTGTGTTTGCTGAACGGCCCATTTTTTGAATAATTGATGGGCAAAGCGCTGCAAGCCATAACCCCATTCAATCATCACCTTACGACTCATTCGGATGGTTTCGGGATTAGTTGCATTGAGGAATAACATCGATGCGCTAGTACCTGGATTAAAGCGGCGCTGCCCCATCTTACGTAACAAATTACGCATATTCATGGTGACATCACCAAAATCGATTTTGACTGGGCATGGCGTATAGCACTTATGACAAACTGTGCAGTGCGCAGCAACATCGTCAAACATTTCCCAATGCCGAATCGATACCCCGCGGCGGGTTTGCTCTTCATATAAAAATGCTTCGATTAATAATGAAGTGGCAAGAATTTTGTCTCTGGGGCTATACAACAAATTTGCTCGAGGCACATGAGTTGCACAGACTGGCTTGCACTTTCCACACCGCAAACAATCTTTTACGCTGTCAGCAATCGCTCCGATATCGCTTTGTTGCATGATGATCGATTCGTGACCCATGAGTCCAAAGCTTGGGGTATATGCCATTTGTAGATTGGCATTTGGCATTAGCTTGCCTTTATTAAAGTGGTTGTTTGGATCCACTCGATTTTTATAAGAACGAAATTCTTTGAGTTCCTCGTCCGTGAGGTACTCTAATTTTGTAATACCAATGCCATGCTCACCCGAAATCACGCCGTCCAAGGAGCGTGCCAAAACCATAATGCGATCAACTGCACGGTGGGCATCTTGCAACATCTCATAATCGTCCGAGTTCACCGGAATATTGGTGTGAACATTGCCGTCTCCAGCATGCATATGTAAGGCAACAAATACGCGTTTGCGTAATATCTTCTGATGAATTGATTTAATTTCTTTTAATACCAAATCAAAGGTGGAGCCACCAAAGATGACTTGCAGTGGGGCAAGTAATTCGTTTTTCCATGAAGCGCGCAGGGTCCCATCTTGCAACTGTGGGAAAAACTGATCTATTTTCTCTAACCACTCTGCCCAGCGAGTCCTTACTTCACGTAGTAGTGTCTGGGCCTGAATGACGCGATCGCCCACCATTTCTGCTCGTGAAATATCCTCAATCTCGTCATTTGCACGAATCGGAAGTGTTGCTTGATTGATATATTGCTCGAGGGCATCAAGTAACTGAATTTTATTTTTAAGCGATAGCTCGATGTTAATTTGATCAATTCCATCGGTGTACTCGCCCATTCGCTCGAGCGGAATCACCACATCCTCATTAATCTTGAATGCATTGGTATGCTTTGCAATCGCCGCCGTTCTCGCTCGATCCAACCAAAACTTCTTACGCGCTTCAGCGCTCACTGCTACAAAGCCTTCGCCTACACGCCGATTGGCCATACGCACCACTTCGCTAGTCGCAGCAGCAACGGCCTCCTCATCCTCTCCAGCGATATCACCGATGAGTACCATTTTGGGCAAACCGTTGCGTTTGGATTTTGTGGAGTACCCCACCGCTTTTAAATAGCGGTCATCGAGGTGCTCGAGTCCCGCCAATAGGGGTCCACCTTTTTTACTTAAATCATCCAAATACGCTTTGATCTCAACAATGCTTGGAATGGCTTCACGTGCCTGGCCAAAAAACTCCAAACAAACGGTACGCATATGCTTTGGCATGCGATGCAAAATCCAGATGGCACTCGTAATCAGACCATCGCAACCTTCTTTTTGAATACCCGGTAAGCCGGATAAAAATTTATCCGTCACATCTTTACCCAAACCTGCTTTCCTAAATTTAGCGCCCTCGATTTCTAAAACCTCGGAACGTAAAACCTTGGCTTGAGGTGTCGCCTTGCCATCCGACCAGATCAAACGAAACCGAGCAACGCCTTGATCATGAATCTTGCCAAGGTTATGGTCGAGCCGCTCAATATCGAGCCAATTTCCATCGGGATCCACCATGCGCCAACTAGCCAGATTATCCAAAGCGGTTCCCCATAAAACTGCTTTCTTACCGCCTGCGTTCATGGCGATATTTCCGCCAATGCAGCTGGCATCTGCTGAGGTTGGATCGACAGCAAAAACGAGTCCTTGTTTTTCTGCGGCATCTGCTACACGACGGGTCACCACGCCCGCCCCAGAGAAAATCGTAGGTACCGGAGTACTTAGGCCAGGCAATACAGAATGTACGACCGCTCCAAGATCAATTAACTTTTCTGTATTAATCACCGCCGACATTGCCACCATTGGGATGGCGCCACCGGTATAACCCGTACCACCTCCGCGCGGAACAATGGTCAGTCCTAACTCAATACATGCTCTGACCAAGTTTGGAATTTCTGCTTCGGTATCTGGCTTGAGAACAACAAATGGATACTCGATTCGCCAATCGGTTGCATCGGTAACGTGCGCAACGCGTGACATTCCGTCAAATGCGATATTGTCAACATGCGTAAATTTGCTAAATTCCTTCTTGGCCCGCTTGCGCAATTGCGATACGGTTTGAAAGTT includes:
- a CDS encoding DUF3683 domain-containing protein, with amino-acid sequence MNAPISLDSLSEIDTQSHRLREIPYNYTSFSDREIVIRLLGVKAWEILEQLRSVRRTGRSARMLFEVLGDIWVVERNPYLQDDLLDNPKRREALIQALWHRLGEVEKRISGDFAEQVNELILAARTAVESFANNFQTVSQLRKRAKKEFSKFTHVDNIAFDGMSRVAHVTDATDWRIEYPFVVLKPDTEAEIPNLVRACIELGLTIVPRGGGTGYTGGAIPMVAMSAVINTEKLIDLGAVVHSVLPGLSTPVPTIFSGAGVVTRRVADAAEKQGLVFAVDPTSADASCIGGNIAMNAGGKKAVLWGTALDNLASWRMVDPDGNWLDIERLDHNLGKIHDQGVARFRLIWSDGKATPQAKVLRSEVLEIEGAKFRKAGLGKDVTDKFLSGLPGIQKEGCDGLITSAIWILHRMPKHMRTVCLEFFGQAREAIPSIVEIKAYLDDLSKKGGPLLAGLEHLDDRYLKAVGYSTKSKRNGLPKMVLIGDIAGEDEEAVAAATSEVVRMANRRVGEGFVAVSAEARKKFWLDRARTAAIAKHTNAFKINEDVVIPLERMGEYTDGIDQINIELSLKNKIQLLDALEQYINQATLPIRANDEIEDISRAEMVGDRVIQAQTLLREVRTRWAEWLEKIDQFFPQLQDGTLRASWKNELLAPLQVIFGGSTFDLVLKEIKSIHQKILRKRVFVALHMHAGDGNVHTNIPVNSDDYEMLQDAHRAVDRIMVLARSLDGVISGEHGIGITKLEYLTDEELKEFRSYKNRVDPNNHFNKGKLMPNANLQMAYTPSFGLMGHESIIMQQSDIGAIADSVKDCLRCGKCKPVCATHVPRANLLYSPRDKILATSLLIEAFLYEEQTRRGVSIRHWEMFDDVAAHCTVCHKCYTPCPVKIDFGDVTMNMRNLLRKMGQRRFNPGTSASMLFLNATNPETIRMSRKVMIEWGYGLQRFAHQLFKKWAVQQTQSPPATVGKPALKEQVIYFVNKKMPGNLPKKTARALLDIENADYVPIIRNPLETSVDTEAVFYFPGCGSERLFSQVGLATQAMLWHVGVQTVLPPGYLCCGYPQKGNGDFDKAEKMITDNRVLFHRVANTLNYLDIKTVVVSCGTCYDQLADYQFDQIFPGCRIIDIHEYLLEKGLRLEGVEGVRYMYHDPCHTPMKLQDPLKTVNELITLEDGTAIVKNERCCGESGTLAITRPDISTQVRYRKQIEMEKGATELRKDFAGEVKVLTSCPSCLQGLSRFDGDSETKADYIVVEMAKHLLGDNWLESYVTKANQGGIERVLV
- the ubiE gene encoding bifunctional demethylmenaquinone methyltransferase/2-methoxy-6-polyprenyl-1,4-benzoquinol methylase UbiE; the encoded protein is MSKTHFGYQSVDESQKAEKVAEVFHSVAAKYDIMNDLMSAGLHRLWKKFTLAQANVKAGDRVLDIAGGTGDLAYSFAQSAQWGIHPEAEVWLSDINASMLSVGRDRLLDRGLVIPCIQFDAEQIPFPNHHFDVVSVAFGLRNMTHKERALSEMARVIRPGGKVLVLEFSKPDPLIAPIYDLYSFKVLPWLGDKVAKDAASYQYLAESIRMHPDAQTLKAMMESVGFDEVHTHRMTGGIVALHIGIKY
- a CDS encoding gamma-butyrobetaine hydroxylase family protein — protein: MIPSNLIVHENSKVLELQYENGKSYRLPFEFLRVYSPSAEVRGHGPGQEVLQTGKRDVGILNIEPVGHYAIKPTFSDGHDSGLYSWDYLYELCENQESLWKDYLERCKVAGIDRDAAMVTKSHGCGH